One window of Nostoc sp. C052 genomic DNA carries:
- a CDS encoding DUF4255 domain-containing protein, translated as MSNMLSIAAVTAVLKVLLENGLVSDPIAASVGDVIVTALPPDRISVEADERAQLNLFLYQVTQNRNVDWVSQEFRSKHSRINGNPFSSTPPLALDLHYLLTAYGAKDFQAELLLGYAMQLLHKTPAITSDIIENTLINASTTNTSSAFSQAVANVSVSDLAEQIGQIKLTPEFFNMEETSKLWSALQTHYRPSANYLASMVLIESSKSNNPEGFYIMPLSQPIIEQVMSPAKTEQMIVAGTTLVIRGKRLRGEITRVRLGNTETLLVPQEVKETQISLLVPLDLYPSVQGVQIVHLTMGNGGQMDHLVESNVAAFVLHPTITAFVNQVENSGDNLRTAEINVKFQPKVGKAQRVVLLLNEVSDNTPSAYSFFVPSRPEDTETITIPIKNVKPGTYIVQVQVDGAQSPLHKNLSGAYDSPQVTIL; from the coding sequence ATGAGTAATATGCTCTCTATAGCCGCCGTGACAGCAGTACTAAAAGTCTTGCTGGAAAATGGTTTAGTCAGCGATCCGATTGCTGCTAGTGTTGGTGATGTGATTGTAACGGCCCTACCACCTGATCGAATTTCAGTTGAAGCTGATGAGCGCGCTCAACTCAACCTATTTCTCTATCAAGTGACACAGAATCGCAATGTCGATTGGGTATCTCAAGAATTTCGGAGCAAGCACTCACGTATTAATGGAAACCCGTTTTCTTCAACTCCACCATTAGCGCTTGACCTCCATTATTTGCTAACAGCATACGGAGCTAAGGATTTTCAGGCGGAGCTTTTACTGGGCTACGCAATGCAGTTATTACACAAAACACCAGCTATCACATCTGATATTATTGAAAATACTTTGATAAATGCATCCACAACCAATACTTCAAGTGCTTTTTCGCAAGCTGTAGCAAATGTGTCTGTATCCGATTTAGCTGAACAAATTGGACAGATCAAACTGACTCCAGAGTTTTTTAACATGGAAGAAACTTCTAAGTTATGGTCTGCTTTACAAACGCACTATCGACCTTCAGCTAACTATCTGGCATCAATGGTATTGATTGAGAGTAGCAAATCTAACAACCCCGAAGGTTTTTACATAATGCCCTTGTCTCAGCCGATTATAGAGCAAGTGATGTCTCCGGCAAAGACCGAGCAAATGATTGTTGCAGGTACAACACTAGTAATTCGCGGTAAACGGTTACGTGGTGAAATCACACGAGTTCGTTTGGGTAATACGGAGACATTACTAGTACCTCAAGAAGTTAAAGAAACCCAAATCAGCTTGTTAGTTCCGCTAGATTTGTACCCAAGTGTGCAGGGTGTTCAAATCGTACACCTGACAATGGGCAATGGGGGGCAAATGGATCATCTCGTTGAATCAAACGTTGCGGCTTTTGTCCTCCATCCAACAATTACAGCATTCGTCAACCAAGTGGAAAATAGTGGCGACAATTTACGCACAGCGGAAATTAACGTTAAATTCCAGCCCAAGGTAGGTAAAGCACAGCGAGTAGTTTTGCTACTCAATGAAGTGTCAGATAATACTCCATCTGCTTACTCTTTCTTCGTGCCATCACGCCCTGAAGATACTGAGACAATTACTATTCCGATCAAAAATGTCAAGCCAGGAACTTATATTGTCCAGGTGCAGGTAGACGGCGCCCAAAGTCCACTGCACAAAAATCTGTCTGGGGCTTATGATTCGCCACAGGTAACTATTTTATGA
- a CDS encoding saccharopine dehydrogenase-like oxidoreductase, with protein MNSEKIKNSLNISPAIRVGVLGFGGLGQAAAKVLAGKREMILVAAADQKGYAYAAEGLNTEKSVATYQAQGSVGYLEPIGTLTNQSIQDLIEIAEIDGYFLALPNLPNDFIPNVAKEFIKSGWRGVLVDAIKRTTAVEQLLAMKEELEAAGITYMTGCGATPGLLTAAAALAAQSYAEIHQVEITFGVGIANWEAYRATVREDIGHMPGYTVETARAMTDAEVEALLDKTNGVLTLTNMEHADDVMLEVAGIVGRDRVTVGGVVDTRNPKKPLSTNVKVTGRTFEGKISTHTFTLGDETSMAANVCGPAFGYLKAGRQLHQRGIYGIFTAAEIMPQFVR; from the coding sequence ATGAATTCTGAAAAAATCAAAAATTCTCTAAATATTTCGCCAGCGATACGTGTGGGAGTACTGGGTTTCGGCGGACTCGGACAAGCGGCCGCCAAGGTACTTGCTGGCAAACGAGAAATGATTTTAGTCGCAGCAGCAGACCAAAAAGGTTACGCTTACGCTGCTGAAGGTTTAAATACTGAAAAATCCGTTGCAACCTATCAAGCCCAAGGTTCGGTGGGTTATTTAGAGCCAATTGGTACATTAACAAATCAAAGTATTCAGGATTTAATCGAAATAGCTGAAATAGATGGGTATTTTTTGGCTTTACCCAACCTGCCAAATGACTTTATTCCCAATGTCGCTAAGGAATTTATCAAATCTGGTTGGCGTGGGGTACTAGTAGATGCAATTAAACGCACCACTGCTGTAGAACAACTCCTCGCCATGAAAGAGGAACTAGAAGCTGCTGGAATTACCTACATGACAGGATGTGGTGCTACACCTGGACTGTTAACAGCAGCAGCAGCTTTAGCCGCTCAAAGCTACGCCGAAATTCATCAAGTTGAAATTACCTTTGGGGTAGGAATTGCGAACTGGGAAGCTTACCGCGCCACCGTTCGGGAAGATATCGGCCACATGCCTGGTTATACAGTGGAAACTGCTAGAGCGATGACTGATGCCGAAGTAGAAGCACTACTAGATAAAACTAATGGCGTGCTTACCTTGACAAATATGGAACACGCTGATGATGTGATGTTAGAAGTAGCGGGGATAGTGGGGCGCGATCGCGTTACAGTTGGTGGTGTCGTCGATACCCGCAATCCCAAAAAGCCCCTCAGCACCAATGTGAAGGTAACAGGACGTACCTTTGAAGGCAAGATTTCCACCCATACCTTTACTCTGGGAGATGAAACCAGCATGGCAGCAAATGTCTGCGGCCCTGCCTTCGGCTATCTCAAAGCTGGCAGACAATTGCACCAACGCGGCATCTATGGAATATTCACCGCCGCCGAAATTATGCCGCAATTTGTTAGATAA
- a CDS encoding molybdenum cofactor biosynthesis protein MoaE, protein MTITLASAVKPRAEDSFAITFAPLSLEEIYSKSDDPANGAVVVMSGMVRNQTDGKPVIALEYQAYEPMALRIFYQIAADIRLSMSDVNRVAIHHRVGRLRVGEISVLVAVGCPHRSEAFEACQYAIDTLKHNAPIWKKEHWQDGSSRWVSIAACETSEENC, encoded by the coding sequence ATGACAATCACACTTGCCTCTGCTGTTAAACCAAGAGCCGAAGATAGTTTTGCCATTACCTTTGCACCATTATCTCTTGAAGAAATTTACAGCAAATCTGACGATCCAGCCAATGGTGCTGTGGTTGTGATGAGTGGCATGGTACGCAATCAAACCGATGGTAAACCTGTGATTGCTCTAGAGTATCAAGCTTATGAACCGATGGCATTGCGGATATTTTATCAAATTGCTGCTGATATTCGCTTATCTATGTCTGATGTGAATCGAGTCGCGATTCATCATCGCGTTGGACGTTTGCGAGTTGGAGAAATCAGCGTTTTAGTTGCAGTGGGTTGTCCCCATCGGAGTGAAGCGTTTGAAGCTTGTCAATATGCTATTGATACGCTCAAACACAATGCGCCTATATGGAAGAAAGAACATTGGCAAGATGGTTCTAGTCGCTGGGTGAGTATTGCTGCGTGTGAAACATCAGAAGAAAATTGTTAA
- a CDS encoding BON domain-containing protein: MGWLQRLFGMEKPENAEVNPAPQAVVQAPSSDVATATQSIPPERLGLSGEYDQSGLAKRVALAFDEDAQLDDVNTLWVAQTGSTVVLKGKVPSQEILNKMVSVARSVNGATDVDTNQATIE, translated from the coding sequence ATGGGTTGGTTACAAAGATTGTTTGGAATGGAAAAACCTGAAAATGCAGAAGTAAACCCGGCTCCACAGGCTGTAGTGCAAGCTCCTAGTAGTGACGTTGCTACTGCTACGCAATCGATACCCCCAGAACGTCTAGGATTAAGCGGAGAATATGACCAAAGTGGTTTAGCAAAACGGGTAGCGTTGGCATTTGATGAAGACGCTCAACTTGACGACGTTAATACTCTTTGGGTGGCTCAAACGGGTAGTACTGTGGTGTTGAAAGGTAAAGTCCCCAGTCAAGAAATTCTTAACAAAATGGTTTCTGTGGCGCGTTCAGTGAATGGTGCTACAGATGTTGACACGAACCAAGCGACGATTGAGTAA
- a CDS encoding alpha/beta fold hydrolase, translating into MTTTVHWQERVGNQRDWIWRGWQTRYTYIRPSQNHHNTTPLILLHGFGASIGHWRHNLEVLGEHHTVYAIDMLGFGASEKAAANYSIEFWVEQVYDFWKTFILQPAILIGNSNGSLISMAAAAAHPDMVMGMVMMSLPDPSLEQEAIPPVLRPLVTAIKNVVASPLILKPVFNFVRRPGVLRRWASIAYANPEAITDELIEILAGPPQDRGSARAFSALFKAAIGINFSPSVKTVLPTLTIPMLLIWGQKDRFVPPALANQFAQYNEKLEVLNLEDVGHCPHDECPELVNQAILDWIEKWVGVGEDRRRHRQPLVIP; encoded by the coding sequence GTGACCACTACGGTACATTGGCAGGAACGGGTTGGTAATCAAAGAGATTGGATTTGGCGGGGCTGGCAAACCCGCTACACTTACATTCGTCCTAGCCAAAATCACCACAATACAACACCTCTAATTCTGTTACATGGCTTTGGCGCTTCCATTGGCCATTGGCGACATAATTTAGAGGTTTTGGGTGAACATCACACGGTTTACGCCATCGATATGTTGGGTTTTGGCGCTTCTGAAAAAGCCGCAGCTAATTACAGCATCGAATTCTGGGTTGAGCAAGTTTACGATTTCTGGAAAACATTTATCCTTCAACCAGCGATATTAATAGGCAATTCTAATGGTTCACTGATTTCGATGGCCGCGGCCGCAGCCCACCCCGATATGGTGATGGGTATGGTAATGATGAGTTTACCCGACCCTTCATTAGAACAAGAAGCAATTCCTCCTGTGTTGCGCCCACTCGTCACAGCAATTAAAAATGTTGTTGCTTCGCCGTTGATACTTAAACCTGTATTTAACTTCGTGCGCCGTCCTGGGGTGCTGCGTCGCTGGGCTAGTATCGCCTACGCTAATCCAGAGGCGATTACTGATGAACTCATTGAAATTCTAGCAGGGCCTCCCCAAGATCGGGGTTCTGCGAGGGCGTTTAGTGCTTTATTTAAAGCTGCGATCGGAATTAATTTTAGTCCCAGTGTCAAGACAGTATTACCAACCTTAACAATTCCCATGCTTTTAATTTGGGGACAAAAAGACCGATTTGTTCCGCCAGCCCTAGCTAACCAGTTCGCCCAATATAACGAGAAATTGGAAGTGCTGAATCTGGAGGATGTCGGGCATTGTCCCCATGATGAATGTCCAGAACTAGTTAACCAAGCGATTTTAGATTGGATTGAGAAATGGGTTGGCGTAGGCGAAGACCGCCGCAGGCATCGCCAACCATTGGTTATTCCTTAA
- the ilvN gene encoding acetolactate synthase small subunit encodes MKHTLSVLVEDEAGVLSRISGLFARRGFNIESLAVGPAEQGGVSRITMVVPGDDRIIEQLTKQLYKLVNVLKVQDITEIPCVERELMLLKVNASTSNRSEVIELSQIFRARVVDVAEDSLTLEVVGDPGKMVAIVQVLQKFGLKEIARTGKIALTRESGVNTELLKSLEAKV; translated from the coding sequence ATGAAACATACCCTTTCAGTTCTCGTAGAAGATGAGGCGGGTGTTCTTTCCCGCATTTCTGGTTTATTTGCGCGTCGCGGCTTTAATATTGAAAGCCTTGCTGTTGGCCCTGCTGAACAAGGAGGAGTCTCTCGAATTACAATGGTTGTCCCTGGTGACGATCGCATTATCGAGCAGCTCACCAAGCAACTGTACAAATTAGTCAATGTGTTGAAAGTCCAGGATATTACCGAAATTCCTTGTGTCGAGCGGGAATTGATGCTTTTGAAGGTGAATGCTAGTACCAGCAATCGCTCAGAAGTCATTGAACTGTCTCAAATTTTCCGGGCGCGAGTCGTGGATGTGGCAGAAGATTCTCTCACCTTAGAAGTTGTGGGAGATCCAGGTAAAATGGTAGCGATCGTGCAAGTGTTGCAAAAATTTGGTTTGAAAGAAATCGCCCGCACTGGCAAAATTGCCCTAACTCGTGAGTCGGGCGTCAATACCGAGTTACTCAAATCTTTGGAAGCAAAGGTTTAG
- a CDS encoding 1-acyl-sn-glycerol-3-phosphate acyltransferase yields MDRNREPFISLALYHAFKWSVVSPMFHAYFRGQIYGTENVPQSGPLVVVSNHASYFDPPIVSNCVRRPVAYMAKEELFSIPILAQAIKLYGAYPVSRGNADRNAIRSALEYLDNGWAVGVFLQGTRTPDGRITDPKRGALLLAAKAKAPILPVSVWGTEGILDKGSKIPRAVTITVRIGNLIDAPSSTNKEELEALTQKCATVINEMHDLGR; encoded by the coding sequence GTGGACAGAAACCGCGAACCGTTTATCAGTCTGGCACTTTACCACGCCTTTAAATGGTCAGTCGTCAGCCCCATGTTTCACGCTTACTTTCGGGGCCAAATTTATGGTACGGAAAATGTCCCCCAATCAGGGCCGCTAGTGGTAGTGAGTAATCACGCGAGTTACTTTGACCCACCAATTGTCTCTAATTGTGTACGTCGTCCAGTGGCGTATATGGCTAAAGAAGAGTTATTTAGTATTCCCATTTTGGCGCAAGCGATTAAATTGTATGGCGCTTACCCAGTGAGTCGGGGAAATGCCGATCGCAATGCCATCCGTTCTGCCCTAGAATATCTCGATAACGGTTGGGCTGTCGGTGTTTTCTTGCAAGGTACTCGTACCCCAGATGGTCGGATTACAGACCCGAAAAGAGGTGCGCTGCTGCTGGCGGCGAAAGCAAAAGCCCCAATATTGCCGGTGAGTGTTTGGGGTACTGAGGGTATTTTAGACAAAGGCTCGAAAATCCCTCGCGCAGTTACCATCACTGTGAGAATTGGAAACTTGATTGATGCTCCCAGTTCCACAAATAAAGAAGAATTAGAAGCGTTGACACAAAAGTGTGCGACAGTAATTAACGAAATGCATGATTTAGGACGTTGA
- a CDS encoding ATP-binding protein: MNATTINRNWDEANYCYLSAAIAVVRGILENHTAKEQNQAPQKNQGLLQQALQEAAAAMPAPSALERVGKMFNLSSFECDLLLLCAGMELNGDFAKLCAIIHGDSQRAYPTLGLALAALPDVHWDAIAPNAPLRHWRLIQIGDGHALTLSPLRIDERILHYLTGIQYLDERLAGIIEPLPEASDLVPSHQDLAERVAAIWSQASKVNSLPIVQLCSKETTSKRAIATKISQLHGLNLWVMAAQAIPLAPGELDNLIRLWTRETILSNSALLIDCNELDTNDIARLNAIAHFIERIKGFLIVTSREPIGLSQRLVVTFDVHQPTSKEQGAVWQDALNGIAPTMNGQVKTLVEQFNLSAATIRAACAEAAGQLAQTPETNIGDILWDACRVQARPRLDELAQRIEPSGDWEDLVLPEAQKQILRDIAAHVRQRSTVYHNWGFGAKSARGLGISALFAGSSGTGKTLGAEVLAHKLRLDLYRIDLSSVVSKYIGETEKNLRRVFDAAEQGGVILLFDEADALFGKRSEVKDARDRYANIEVSYLLQRMESYPGLAVLTTNLKSAIDTAFLRRIRFVVQFPFPDTTQRAEIWRRVFPDDTPTTGLDALQLARLNVAGGNIRNIALNAAFLAADAGEAVQMKHILRAAQTEYSKLEKPLTEAEIGGWT, from the coding sequence ATGAATGCTACAACAATTAATCGCAATTGGGATGAGGCAAACTACTGCTATCTATCAGCAGCCATAGCTGTGGTGCGTGGTATTTTAGAAAATCACACGGCAAAAGAGCAAAATCAAGCTCCACAGAAAAACCAAGGGCTTTTACAGCAAGCTTTACAGGAAGCTGCTGCTGCAATGCCTGCACCATCGGCATTGGAGAGAGTAGGCAAAATGTTTAACCTCTCATCCTTTGAATGTGATTTGTTGCTGTTGTGTGCAGGCATGGAATTAAATGGAGATTTTGCTAAATTATGTGCTATAATCCACGGGGATTCGCAACGAGCTTACCCAACTTTGGGTTTAGCTCTGGCAGCTTTACCCGATGTCCACTGGGATGCGATCGCACCAAATGCTCCCTTACGCCATTGGCGATTAATTCAAATTGGCGATGGTCATGCCCTGACTCTCAGTCCCCTAAGAATTGACGAACGAATTTTACATTATCTCACGGGCATTCAATATCTTGACGAACGCTTGGCTGGCATCATTGAACCATTACCAGAAGCTAGTGATTTAGTACCTTCGCACCAAGATTTAGCAGAGCGAGTCGCAGCAATTTGGTCACAAGCTTCCAAGGTTAATAGCTTGCCAATTGTCCAGTTATGTAGTAAAGAAACTACTAGTAAACGTGCCATTGCCACCAAAATTTCTCAGCTTCATGGTTTAAATCTCTGGGTAATGGCTGCACAAGCCATTCCTTTAGCACCTGGCGAGTTGGATAATCTTATCCGCCTGTGGACTCGCGAGACGATTTTAAGTAATAGTGCCCTACTCATAGATTGTAACGAACTGGATACTAATGATATAGCGCGGCTAAATGCGATCGCTCATTTCATTGAACGCATAAAAGGCTTTTTAATAGTTACAAGTCGGGAACCCATAGGTTTATCACAACGCCTAGTAGTTACTTTTGATGTACATCAACCAACTAGCAAAGAACAAGGTGCAGTTTGGCAAGATGCGCTAAATGGGATTGCACCAACAATGAACGGGCAAGTTAAAACCCTAGTGGAGCAGTTTAACCTAAGTGCTGCAACCATTCGCGCTGCTTGTGCAGAAGCCGCAGGCCAGTTAGCACAAACGCCAGAAACCAATATTGGTGATATTTTATGGGATGCCTGCCGTGTGCAAGCACGTCCACGCTTGGATGAACTTGCCCAACGAATTGAGCCATCTGGTGATTGGGAAGACTTAGTATTACCAGAGGCACAGAAACAAATTCTTCGCGACATTGCGGCTCATGTGCGCCAACGTAGTACTGTATATCACAATTGGGGTTTTGGGGCCAAGAGTGCTAGAGGATTGGGAATCAGCGCTCTATTTGCAGGTAGTAGCGGCACTGGTAAAACTTTGGGGGCAGAAGTGCTGGCTCATAAATTACGCCTCGATCTTTATCGTATTGACCTATCATCGGTAGTCAGCAAATATATTGGCGAGACAGAGAAGAATTTGCGCCGGGTATTTGATGCCGCAGAACAAGGCGGGGTGATTTTGTTATTTGATGAAGCTGACGCTTTATTTGGTAAACGGAGTGAAGTTAAAGATGCCCGCGATCGCTATGCCAATATAGAAGTTAGCTACCTATTGCAACGGATGGAAAGTTACCCAGGTTTAGCAGTCCTGACTACCAACTTGAAAAGTGCAATTGATACAGCATTTTTGCGGCGGATTCGTTTCGTAGTCCAGTTTCCCTTCCCCGACACAACACAACGAGCCGAAATTTGGCGACGCGTTTTCCCAGATGATACACCAACCACAGGTTTAGATGCTCTGCAACTAGCACGGCTCAATGTCGCTGGGGGAAATATCCGTAACATCGCCTTAAATGCAGCTTTCCTCGCTGCCGATGCTGGAGAAGCAGTGCAGATGAAACACATATTGCGGGCTGCTCAGACAGAATATAGTAAGTTAGAGAAGCCTTTAACTGAGGCAGAAATTGGAGGATGGACGTAA
- a CDS encoding metallophosphoesterase: MTSAPQLLTDPFLQLPTENSVRVVWFTEFAGVNHTVFYGENLKQTAKANITKLSRTREDQKSRVANQTKDSQINQKPIQRDIWRHEAEVTGLTPGLRVNYRVTSVREDGESINSDVFTLTATPKPDTPLKILLTSDHQLKPMTSANLQKVVETVGRVDGVWFAGDLVNVSDRASEWFDDSSGGALFPGLQGRATYDMTHNGVKTTYVGGQIIQHAPMFTCIGNHEVMGRFARTESLDSEFDDTIPRVVAQKIYQDKSLIDNSFNTNTYEEIFSLPKSKEGGKKYYAVSFGDVRLVVLYITNMWRTPSLDVKRRGRYQEAEKDLNNPENWGYGQLIYEPIVKGSKQYNWLEAELNSAEFKQAKYKVVMFHHPPHTLGDNIVPAYTEPVQIIERDGNNIKAVRYEYPKDADYIIRDVVPILEAANVQLVFYGHSHLWNRFVSQSGMHFLETSNVGNTYGAAWGDRKREVPIGYQEDYVKVGDPNGLEPIVPTIAPLLGEDGKPIPYIASNDITVFSIFDTGTGTISSYRFDTRKPNSEVLKFDEFKLN, encoded by the coding sequence ATGACATCAGCACCCCAACTGCTCACCGATCCATTTTTGCAACTGCCAACTGAAAACTCAGTGCGAGTAGTCTGGTTTACTGAGTTTGCTGGTGTTAATCACACAGTCTTCTATGGAGAAAATCTCAAACAAACTGCTAAGGCAAATATTACCAAACTCAGTCGCACGCGCGAAGACCAAAAGTCAAGAGTTGCTAACCAAACCAAAGACAGCCAAATCAATCAAAAACCCATCCAGCGTGATATTTGGCGACATGAAGCTGAGGTAACTGGGTTAACTCCTGGTTTACGGGTAAACTATCGCGTTACAAGTGTGCGAGAAGATGGCGAGAGCATTAACAGTGATGTTTTTACCCTTACAGCTACTCCCAAACCCGATACGCCACTCAAAATTTTACTCACCTCAGATCATCAATTAAAGCCCATGACCTCTGCAAATCTGCAAAAGGTGGTAGAAACAGTTGGCAGAGTTGATGGGGTGTGGTTTGCTGGTGATTTGGTTAATGTCAGCGATCGCGCCTCAGAATGGTTTGATGATAGTAGTGGTGGTGCATTGTTTCCCGGTTTACAAGGTCGTGCTACTTATGACATGACTCACAATGGTGTTAAGACAACCTATGTTGGTGGACAAATAATTCAACACGCACCCATGTTTACTTGCATTGGCAATCATGAGGTGATGGGGCGCTTTGCCAGAACAGAAAGTTTAGATAGTGAATTTGATGATACAATTCCTCGTGTTGTCGCTCAAAAAATCTACCAGGATAAATCTTTAATAGATAATTCTTTTAATACTAATACCTACGAAGAGATTTTCTCTTTACCAAAAAGTAAAGAGGGTGGAAAAAAGTATTATGCAGTCAGCTTTGGTGATGTGCGTTTGGTGGTACTCTACATTACGAATATGTGGCGGACTCCCAGCTTAGATGTCAAGCGTAGGGGTAGATATCAAGAAGCCGAAAAAGACTTAAATAATCCTGAAAATTGGGGCTATGGACAACTGATTTATGAGCCAATTGTTAAAGGCAGTAAACAGTACAATTGGCTGGAGGCAGAACTCAACAGCGCAGAGTTTAAACAAGCGAAATACAAAGTTGTGATGTTCCATCATCCACCCCACACATTAGGCGATAATATAGTTCCTGCTTATACAGAACCAGTACAAATAATTGAACGGGATGGTAATAATATCAAAGCAGTCCGTTACGAATATCCCAAAGACGCAGATTATATTATTCGTGATGTTGTCCCAATACTTGAAGCCGCTAATGTACAATTAGTATTTTATGGGCATTCCCATTTGTGGAATCGCTTTGTTAGTCAAAGTGGAATGCACTTTCTAGAAACATCTAATGTGGGTAATACTTACGGTGCTGCCTGGGGTGACAGAAAACGAGAAGTACCAATTGGATATCAAGAGGATTATGTTAAGGTTGGCGATCCCAATGGATTAGAACCGATAGTGCCAACAATTGCCCCCTTGCTAGGCGAAGATGGAAAGCCGATACCTTATATTGCAAGTAATGATATTACAGTTTTCAGTATCTTTGATACGGGGACAGGTACGATAAGTAGTTATCGTTTTGATACTCGCAAACCTAATTCAGAAGTATTGAAGTTTGATGAATTTAAATTGAACTGA
- a CDS encoding calcium-binding protein, which translates to MTIINGTNANDSLYGFGGGDSLYGFGGDDILNISNFSGKNLLDGDSESDRLYATATTGNNTLKGGSGDDYLDVSNSSGNNLLDGGSESDQIYATATTGNNILKGGSENDYLDVSNSSGNNTLYGDTGNDEISIQDSFGKNTVFGGTGSDKFYAYRVNGANTLNGGDGDDSFYLSAPSTPPSVLVTQTVNGGSGSDFLEVNYSNYTTQGIASTFNATTNQGSITAGTSRVNYNNIERFNITGTAYADNIVGGNSEDVLNGGTSGNDTISGGGGNDYLDVSYSSGNNIVNGGDGNDTFYAYSTKGANTLNGGNGDDSFYLSAPSTASSVLVTQTVNGGTGSDLLEVNYSNYTTQGITSTFNATTNQGLITSGTNQVSYKNIQQLNISGTAYADKIVGGNSGDVLYGYNGNDLLSGGKGNDVLYGGDGTDTFAFNNYNEGIDTLADFNPTDEVIQVSAAGFGGSLSIGTLSASKFTIGSTATAIAQRFIFDNNTGALFFDRDGSGSAFSQVQFAQISIGLSLSATNIVVV; encoded by the coding sequence ATGACAATTATCAACGGTACTAACGCTAATGACAGCCTCTATGGCTTTGGCGGCGGTGACAGCCTTTATGGCTTCGGGGGCGATGATATCCTCAATATTAGCAATTTTTCTGGCAAAAACCTCTTAGACGGCGACTCTGAGAGCGATAGACTTTATGCTACAGCTACCACTGGCAATAATACCCTCAAGGGTGGAAGTGGGGATGATTATTTAGATGTTTCTAATTCTTCAGGAAATAACCTTTTAGACGGCGGTTCTGAAAGCGATCAAATTTATGCTACAGCTACCACTGGCAATAATATCCTCAAGGGCGGAAGCGAGAATGATTATTTAGATGTTTCTAATTCTTCAGGAAATAACACCCTCTACGGGGATACCGGAAATGATGAAATTTCGATTCAGGATAGTTTTGGCAAAAATACTGTTTTTGGCGGAACTGGTTCTGATAAATTTTACGCCTATAGAGTCAATGGTGCTAACACCCTGAATGGGGGAGATGGCGATGACTCTTTCTATTTGAGCGCGCCATCTACTCCCCCTTCTGTTTTAGTGACTCAAACGGTAAATGGGGGTTCTGGTTCGGATTTTTTGGAAGTCAATTACAGTAACTACACTACCCAAGGAATCGCCTCGACTTTCAATGCAACCACTAACCAAGGCTCGATTACAGCTGGTACGAGTCGAGTTAACTACAACAATATTGAACGATTCAATATTACCGGTACAGCCTACGCTGACAATATTGTGGGAGGCAATAGCGAAGATGTACTCAATGGGGGTACTTCTGGCAATGATACGATTAGTGGCGGTGGAGGTAATGATTACCTCGATGTTTCTTACTCATCTGGCAATAACATCGTAAATGGAGGCGATGGTAACGATACCTTTTACGCATATTCAACCAAAGGTGCTAACACCCTGAATGGTGGAAATGGCGATGATTCTTTCTATTTAAGTGCCCCATCTACCGCCTCTTCTGTTTTGGTGACTCAAACGGTAAATGGGGGTACAGGTTCCGATCTTTTGGAAGTCAATTACAGTAACTATACTACCCAAGGAATCACCTCAACTTTCAATGCAACCACTAACCAAGGCTTGATTACATCTGGCACAAATCAAGTTAGCTACAAGAATATTCAACAATTAAATATCAGTGGTACAGCCTACGCTGACAAGATTGTAGGGGGTAATAGTGGCGATGTCCTCTATGGGTATAATGGCAACGATCTCCTGAGTGGAGGAAAAGGCAATGATGTTCTGTACGGGGGAGATGGCACTGATACTTTTGCGTTCAATAATTACAATGAAGGCATTGATACCCTTGCTGATTTCAACCCGACTGATGAAGTTATTCAGGTATCGGCTGCTGGTTTTGGCGGCTCTTTATCAATAGGGACACTCTCCGCTAGTAAGTTTACCATCGGTTCAACTGCGACTGCGATCGCTCAACGATTTATTTTCGACAATAATACAGGCGCACTATTCTTTGATCGAGATGGCAGTGGTAGTGCCTTTTCTCAGGTGCAATTCGCGCAAATCAGTATTGGACTGTCACTAAGCGCAACCAATATCGTTGTAGTCTAA